The following proteins are co-located in the Candidatus Accumulibacter cognatus genome:
- a CDS encoding phosphoribosyl-ATP diphosphatase, whose product MNMDMLHRISETLLERRKADPETSYTAQLMAKGPDAILKKIGEETAELIMAGKEGNRLHVVWESADVLYHMMVLLAFYGLSIEDVLQEMRRREGISGIDEKKSRKG is encoded by the coding sequence ATGAACATGGATATGTTGCACCGGATCTCGGAAACACTGCTTGAACGCCGCAAGGCCGACCCGGAAACTTCCTACACAGCGCAGTTGATGGCCAAGGGACCGGACGCGATCCTGAAGAAGATCGGCGAAGAAACTGCCGAACTGATCATGGCCGGCAAGGAGGGCAACCGCCTGCATGTGGTCTGGGAATCCGCCGACGTGCTCTATCACATGATGGTGCTGCTCGCTTTCTATGGCCTGTCGATCGAGGATGTACTGCAGGAGATGCGTCGGCGTGAGGGAATCTCGGGAATCGACGAGAAGAAATCACGAAAGGGCTGA
- a CDS encoding histidine triad nucleotide-binding protein, translating to MENCLFCKIAGGQIPARKVHEDDEILAFHDINPARPVHLLVIPRRHITSLATATEADVPVLGRMLAIANRLASEQGSPDGFRVIINTGRIGHQEVQHLHAHIVGGPEPVGPMLKRI from the coding sequence ATGGAAAACTGCTTGTTCTGCAAGATCGCAGGGGGCCAGATTCCCGCGCGCAAGGTTCATGAAGACGACGAGATTCTGGCCTTTCACGATATCAACCCGGCTCGTCCGGTACATCTGCTGGTCATCCCCAGACGTCACATCACCTCGCTGGCGACGGCCACCGAGGCCGACGTGCCGGTGCTCGGCAGGATGCTCGCCATCGCCAATCGCCTGGCAAGCGAGCAGGGCAGCCCGGATGGCTTCCGGGTGATCATCAATACCGGACGGATCGGCCATCAGGAAGTGCAGCATCTGCATGCACATATCGTTGGCGGACCGGAGCCAGTCGGGCCGATGCTCAAACGCATCTGA
- the tatA gene encoding Sec-independent protein translocase subunit TatA, giving the protein MGSFSIWHWLIVLIIVLLVFGTKKLRSLGSDLGGAVKGFKDGIKDATAEDKAAEAQPAAMPPVSPPPPPQQPPQQVGTGHTIEGEIREKTRS; this is encoded by the coding sequence ATGGGCTCTTTCAGCATCTGGCATTGGTTGATCGTTCTGATCATCGTTCTGTTGGTTTTTGGGACCAAGAAGCTGCGTAGCCTTGGATCCGATCTCGGTGGCGCGGTCAAGGGCTTCAAGGACGGCATCAAAGACGCGACTGCAGAGGACAAGGCCGCTGAGGCCCAGCCCGCCGCAATGCCACCTGTTTCGCCTCCCCCACCCCCTCAACAACCGCCCCAGCAGGTTGGTACGGGTCACACCATCGAAGGTGAGATCAGGGAGAAAACCAGAAGCTAG
- the tatB gene encoding twin-arginine translocase subunit TatB, which produces MFDIGFSEMIVIAIVALVVIGPERLPKVARTAGHMLGRLQRYVNDVKSDINREIQLEELKKLQSELQESARSVEQSLTTEMSAAKQALSQTEQTLRGDLQPMAALEQPAAPTAPSPATSHALPPASAAAVPAANPEQSQRTV; this is translated from the coding sequence ATGTTCGATATCGGCTTTTCCGAAATGATCGTCATCGCCATCGTCGCACTGGTGGTGATTGGTCCTGAAAGACTGCCCAAGGTAGCCCGTACGGCCGGGCACATGCTCGGCCGTCTGCAGCGTTACGTCAATGACGTGAAATCCGACATCAACCGTGAAATACAGCTTGAGGAACTGAAGAAACTGCAGAGCGAACTCCAGGAGTCGGCACGCAGCGTCGAGCAGAGTCTGACCACCGAAATGAGCGCTGCCAAGCAAGCGCTCAGCCAGACGGAGCAAACCCTCCGTGGTGACCTGCAGCCCATGGCGGCGCTCGAACAGCCGGCAGCACCAACGGCGCCATCCCCGGCGACCAGCCATGCTCTGCCACCGGCGAGCGCTGCTGCAGTGCCTGCCGCCAACCCAGAGCAGTCGCAGCGAACGGTCTGA
- the tatC gene encoding twin-arginine translocase subunit TatC: protein MQPPEDSFLSHLIELRDRLIRALIAIGIVFICLFPWAKELYALLAQPLLATLPQGGQMIATDVIGIFLVPMKVALMLAFLIALPYVLYQVWAFVAPGLYAHEKRLALPLVTASVLLFFVGMAFAYFLVFPTVFGFMSQVAPEGVAWMTDIEKYLSFVLTTFVAFGVTFEVPVVVVVMVYAGIVDVAKLREWRPYMIVGAFVVGAVFTPPDVISQLMMAIPLCLLFELGLFLARFVGQRSAHATPMDPPTPKAPHSPAADWTPLSAQEMDAAIKDLGAQQNTDRKPEA from the coding sequence ATGCAGCCACCCGAAGATTCTTTCCTTTCGCACCTGATCGAGTTGCGCGACCGTCTGATCCGGGCGCTGATCGCCATCGGCATCGTCTTCATCTGCCTTTTCCCCTGGGCCAAGGAGCTCTATGCGCTATTGGCGCAGCCCTTGCTGGCAACCCTGCCGCAAGGCGGCCAGATGATTGCGACCGATGTGATCGGCATTTTCCTGGTGCCGATGAAAGTGGCACTGATGCTTGCCTTCCTGATCGCCCTGCCCTACGTGCTCTATCAGGTTTGGGCTTTCGTCGCGCCGGGCCTGTATGCCCATGAGAAGCGGCTGGCGCTGCCGCTGGTGACCGCAAGTGTGCTGCTGTTCTTTGTCGGCATGGCTTTCGCCTATTTCCTGGTCTTTCCCACCGTCTTCGGGTTCATGTCACAGGTAGCCCCCGAGGGTGTCGCCTGGATGACCGACATCGAGAAGTACCTCTCTTTCGTACTCACGACTTTCGTCGCTTTCGGAGTGACCTTCGAGGTCCCGGTAGTCGTGGTGGTGATGGTCTACGCCGGGATCGTCGATGTCGCCAAACTCAGGGAATGGCGTCCTTACATGATCGTCGGTGCCTTCGTCGTGGGCGCCGTGTTCACACCGCCCGACGTGATTTCACAGTTGATGATGGCGATTCCGCTCTGCCTGCTTTTCGAACTGGGGCTGTTCCTCGCGCGATTTGTCGGCCAGCGCTCGGCACACGCCACGCCGATGGATCCGCCTACCCCGAAAGCCCCGCACAGTCCTGCAGCCGACTGGACACCCCTGTCTGCCCAGGAGATGGATGCGGCGATCAAGGATCTCGGCGCGCAGCAGAACACTGACCGCAAGCCAGAGGCCTGA
- a CDS encoding class II glutamine amidotransferase, protein MCQLLAMNCNVPTDICFSFAGFQARGGATDVHVDGWGIAFFEGRGTRVFLDPQPSCVSPVAELVRSYPIHSKNVIAHIRKATQGGVALENTHPFMRELWGRYWIFAHNGNLPDFSPQLDGSFTPVGQTDSERAFCWLLQNLRQRFGCRSPSQTRLFDALHQLTLDLGARGACNYLLSNGDCLFAHCSTQLSYIIRQAPFTVAHLRDQDLSIDFSDVTTPDDRVAVIATVPLTDNECWTTMPNGSLWLFAEGRPVRHQLTIAGPAKTPA, encoded by the coding sequence ATGTGCCAGTTACTGGCCATGAACTGCAATGTCCCGACCGACATCTGCTTTTCCTTTGCCGGATTTCAAGCGCGCGGCGGCGCCACCGATGTCCATGTTGACGGATGGGGAATCGCTTTCTTCGAGGGGCGCGGCACGCGCGTTTTTCTCGACCCGCAACCGTCCTGCGTGTCGCCGGTTGCCGAACTGGTGCGCAGCTATCCGATTCATTCCAAAAACGTTATCGCCCACATCCGCAAGGCGACCCAGGGAGGGGTTGCCCTAGAGAACACGCATCCCTTCATGCGCGAGCTGTGGGGACGTTACTGGATTTTCGCCCATAACGGCAATCTGCCGGATTTTTCGCCGCAACTCGATGGCAGCTTTACTCCGGTTGGCCAGACCGATAGCGAACGTGCCTTTTGCTGGCTGCTGCAGAACCTGCGTCAGCGCTTTGGCTGCCGGTCACCGAGTCAGACCCGGCTGTTCGACGCGCTCCATCAACTCACCCTTGATCTCGGCGCGCGCGGCGCATGCAACTATCTGCTGTCGAATGGCGACTGTCTGTTTGCCCACTGTTCCACCCAGCTCAGCTACATCATCCGCCAGGCGCCGTTTACCGTTGCGCATCTGCGCGATCAGGATCTGAGTATCGATTTCAGCGATGTCACGACTCCCGATGATCGTGTCGCGGTCATCGCCACCGTGCCGCTGACCGACAACGAGTGCTGGACGACAATGCCGAACGGCAGTCTGTGGCTTTTTGCCGAGGGGAGGCCGGTCAGGCATCAACTGACCATTGCCGGGCCGGCAAAAACGCCTGCCTGA
- a CDS encoding trypsin-like peptidase domain-containing protein — MRRLWLIFAQTVTVSLAVLFVVSTLKPEWLDKPSPANANVVALQESAVVTNAPATTPTSFRDAAKKALPSVVHIFTSQKIRTRRNPLFDDPVFRHFFGDNPAGDAPRTSGLGSGVIVSPNGYILTNFHVVEAADQIEIALSDGRNLNARLVGSDPESDLAVLQITEHNGKELLLPAITLGQMDNLVVGDVALAIGNPFGVGQTVTMGIISALGRSHLGINTFENFIQTDAAINPGNSGGALVDSQGNLIGINTAIYSRSGGSLGIGFAIPISIARNVMEQIIQTGTVTRGWIGVEAQEISVDLAESFGLPDTNGALIAGVLRGSPADAGGIKPGDILLAVDGREVKDPQGMLDLIAAQKPGETISFRLRRQNNVLDTAVKIGKRAPPRRERE, encoded by the coding sequence ATGCGCAGGCTCTGGTTGATTTTTGCACAAACGGTGACGGTCAGTCTCGCCGTTCTCTTCGTGGTGAGCACGCTCAAGCCGGAGTGGCTGGACAAACCATCTCCGGCCAATGCGAATGTCGTGGCCCTGCAGGAGTCGGCCGTCGTGACCAATGCTCCGGCTACCACCCCAACCTCGTTCCGCGACGCGGCGAAGAAGGCGCTGCCGTCGGTCGTGCATATCTTTACCTCTCAGAAAATCAGGACGCGGCGTAATCCCTTGTTTGACGACCCGGTCTTCCGGCACTTTTTTGGGGACAACCCCGCAGGTGACGCGCCCAGGACTTCCGGGCTGGGTTCGGGGGTCATTGTCAGCCCTAACGGCTATATTCTCACGAACTTTCATGTGGTCGAAGCGGCAGACCAGATCGAGATCGCCCTCAGCGATGGCCGCAACCTCAACGCTCGCTTGGTGGGCAGTGATCCCGAGTCCGACCTCGCAGTCTTGCAGATTACCGAACACAACGGCAAGGAACTGCTGCTGCCGGCAATTACCCTGGGCCAGATGGACAACCTTGTGGTGGGAGACGTTGCGCTGGCCATTGGCAACCCTTTTGGCGTGGGCCAGACGGTGACCATGGGGATCATCTCCGCACTGGGTCGCTCGCATCTCGGAATCAATACCTTCGAGAACTTCATCCAGACCGACGCGGCGATCAACCCCGGCAATTCGGGGGGCGCGCTGGTGGACAGCCAGGGCAACCTGATCGGCATCAATACGGCCATCTACTCGCGCTCGGGCGGCTCGTTGGGGATCGGTTTTGCGATTCCGATCTCGATTGCCAGGAACGTCATGGAGCAGATCATCCAGACCGGTACCGTGACCCGCGGCTGGATCGGCGTCGAGGCTCAGGAAATCAGCGTCGACCTGGCAGAGTCCTTCGGCCTGCCGGATACCAACGGCGCCCTGATTGCCGGCGTCCTGCGCGGCAGTCCGGCCGATGCGGGCGGGATCAAACCGGGAGACATCCTGCTCGCCGTGGACGGACGGGAGGTCAAGGATCCGCAGGGTATGCTCGACCTGATCGCCGCACAGAAGCCTGGCGAAACGATTTCCTTCCGATTGCGCCGTCAGAACAACGTACTCGATACTGCTGTCAAGATCGGCAAGCGGGCGCCACCGCGCCGCGAGCGCGAGTAA
- a CDS encoding Nif3-like dinuclear metal center hexameric protein, translating to MKCQELTRYLEQLLEPGRFRDYCPNGLQVEGRPEVRRLIAGVTASQALLDAAVERGADALLVHHGWFWRGEEGRVTGLRKTRLQTLLQHDINLIAYHLPLDGHPEFGNNAQLARRLGWTPNARFGEQDVGWLGTLEYPTPISAIVDRVGRELQRPPLLIGDGDRLVSRVGWCSGAAQGLFEQAITLGVDLYLSGEIAEQTVHLARESGVAYLAAGHHASERFGVQALAAHLAERFGLDCQFVDIDNPV from the coding sequence ATGAAATGCCAAGAATTGACACGCTACCTGGAGCAATTGCTGGAACCAGGGCGTTTCCGGGATTATTGCCCAAACGGCCTGCAAGTGGAAGGACGCCCCGAAGTCAGGCGCCTGATCGCCGGCGTCACGGCCAGCCAGGCGCTGCTCGATGCAGCTGTCGAGCGTGGCGCTGACGCTCTCCTGGTCCATCATGGCTGGTTCTGGCGCGGCGAAGAGGGTCGTGTCACCGGCCTGCGGAAAACGCGCCTGCAAACGCTGCTCCAGCACGACATCAACCTGATCGCCTATCATCTGCCACTCGATGGCCACCCGGAATTCGGGAACAATGCACAACTGGCCAGACGACTCGGCTGGACCCCGAACGCTCGTTTTGGCGAGCAAGACGTCGGCTGGCTGGGCACCCTGGAATACCCGACCCCCATCTCGGCGATCGTCGATCGTGTTGGCCGCGAGTTGCAGCGCCCGCCGCTGCTGATCGGTGACGGCGATCGCCTGGTCAGCCGCGTCGGATGGTGTTCCGGCGCAGCACAGGGATTGTTCGAACAGGCCATCACGCTCGGCGTCGATCTCTACCTGAGCGGCGAGATCGCCGAGCAGACCGTGCATCTTGCACGCGAGTCCGGCGTCGCCTACCTTGCCGCCGGTCACCACGCCAGCGAACGCTTTGGCGTGCAGGCACTGGCCGCTCATCTGGCCGAACGTTTCGGCCTTGACTGTCAATTCGTCGACATCGACAACCCGGTCTGA
- a CDS encoding fumarylacetoacetate hydrolase family protein, which yields MNYVFPPPPPASVPVAGGNTLFPVRRVYCVGRNYADHAAEMGADRREPPFFFSKPADTLVQGGGEVAYPPATDNLQHEVELVVALAAGGANIDPAQALDCVYGYAVGLDLTRRDLQLLAKNKGHPWDMGKGFDQSAPITAIHPLATVGHPARGSIWLKVNGQLRQNGDLEQMSWKVAEVIANLSTYVILAAGDLIFTGTPAGVSTVRRGDVLEAGVAGVDEICVRLI from the coding sequence ATGAACTACGTCTTTCCACCCCCCCCTCCGGCCAGCGTTCCCGTTGCCGGCGGCAACACTCTGTTCCCGGTCCGCAGAGTCTACTGCGTCGGCCGCAATTACGCCGATCATGCCGCGGAGATGGGCGCCGATCGCCGCGAACCCCCTTTCTTCTTCAGCAAGCCCGCCGATACGCTGGTGCAGGGCGGCGGTGAGGTCGCCTATCCACCAGCCACCGACAACCTTCAGCACGAGGTCGAACTGGTCGTTGCACTGGCTGCAGGTGGCGCCAATATCGACCCGGCTCAGGCGCTTGACTGCGTCTACGGCTACGCAGTCGGTCTCGATCTGACCCGGCGCGACCTGCAGCTACTTGCCAAGAACAAGGGCCATCCCTGGGACATGGGCAAAGGGTTCGACCAGAGTGCGCCAATCACTGCGATCCATCCCCTCGCGACCGTCGGACATCCGGCACGCGGTTCGATCTGGCTCAAGGTCAATGGCCAACTGCGACAGAATGGCGACCTCGAACAGATGTCGTGGAAAGTCGCAGAAGTCATCGCCAACCTGTCGACCTACGTGATTCTCGCCGCGGGAGACCTGATTTTCACCGGCACCCCCGCAGGCGTCTCGACGGTGCGGCGTGGCGATGTGCTGGAGGCCGGCGTCGCTGGCGTCGACGAGATCTGCGTTCGACTCATCTGA
- a CDS encoding DUF3124 domain-containing protein, whose protein sequence is MNATSSFFRRFTSVGRCWLAVTLTLACAMSSALAEGIEPPTRGQTVYVPIYSEIRHGNVSSSGRPDNTLLSVMVSVRNTDPSHPIRVVAAPYYNTEGALIRNSVPTPRVIPPFGTFELFVELRENAGGSGANYAIKWEAATPVSPPTIEALHSKFQAGYSVAFISRGRAISEP, encoded by the coding sequence ATGAATGCCACCTCCTCGTTCTTCCGCCGCTTTACTTCTGTTGGCCGCTGCTGGCTGGCAGTCACGCTGACCCTCGCCTGCGCGATGAGCTCTGCACTCGCCGAAGGAATCGAACCACCTACCCGCGGGCAAACAGTCTACGTGCCGATCTACTCCGAGATTCGGCATGGCAATGTGTCCTCTTCGGGCCGTCCCGACAACACCCTGTTGTCGGTCATGGTCAGCGTCCGCAATACCGACCCCAGCCACCCGATCCGGGTCGTCGCGGCGCCTTACTACAATACCGAGGGCGCCCTGATTCGCAACTCGGTACCGACCCCCAGGGTAATTCCTCCGTTTGGTACCTTCGAACTGTTCGTCGAACTTCGCGAGAACGCCGGCGGTTCCGGAGCCAATTATGCGATCAAGTGGGAGGCAGCCACACCCGTCTCGCCACCAACCATAGAGGCCCTGCATTCCAAGTTTCAGGCAGGCTATTCGGTCGCTTTCATCTCGCGCGGCCGCGCCATATCGGAACCTTGA
- a CDS encoding Gx transporter family protein: MPDRQRLVTLHTTPEDHRIARLATAAIGLSLIDAAIPMPLPGVKPGLANIVTLIVLARYGWAAAAWVSGLRIFAGSLLLGYFLSPGFFMSLSGALCSLLTLAIAVRLPQRCFGPVSWSILAAFAHISGQLLLARLWLVPHNGLFLLVPFFAVAALAFGIINGLIAARLLEELPAQQPEIDHA, translated from the coding sequence ATACCTGATCGCCAGCGGCTGGTCACGCTGCACACGACGCCCGAGGACCACCGCATCGCGCGGCTGGCGACGGCGGCGATCGGTCTGTCCCTGATCGACGCGGCCATTCCGATGCCCCTGCCAGGCGTCAAACCCGGTCTCGCGAATATCGTCACGCTGATCGTTCTGGCGCGCTATGGCTGGGCTGCTGCTGCCTGGGTGAGCGGCCTGCGTATCTTCGCCGGCAGCCTGCTACTGGGCTACTTTCTGTCACCCGGATTTTTCATGAGCCTTAGCGGCGCGCTGTGTAGCCTGCTGACGCTGGCGATTGCCGTGCGCCTGCCCCAGCGCTGCTTCGGGCCAGTCAGCTGGAGCATCCTGGCAGCCTTTGCCCATATCAGCGGGCAACTGCTGCTGGCCCGGCTGTGGCTGGTTCCCCATAATGGCCTGTTCCTGCTAGTCCCTTTCTTTGCAGTGGCGGCACTCGCCTTCGGGATCATCAACGGCCTGATTGCGGCACGTCTGCTCGAAGAATTGCCAGCCCAACAACCCGAGATCGACCATGCCTGA
- a CDS encoding UbiX family flavin prenyltransferase, with translation MPETVCLAFTGASGMPYGVRLLECLLAAGCRVQLLYSQVAQIVARQEMGLDLPARASEARAGLEERYPGLPGQLEVYGREEWFAPLASGSNPPDAMVICPCSLGTLAAIAQGLASKLIERAADVVLKEGRKLILVPRETPLSVIHLENMLRLARAGAVILPPSPGFYHHPQRVGDLVDFVVARILDQLQVRHALMPRWGEAPTAP, from the coding sequence ATGCCTGAAACCGTCTGCCTGGCCTTCACCGGCGCCTCCGGCATGCCCTATGGCGTGCGCTTGCTCGAATGCCTGCTCGCCGCCGGCTGCCGGGTTCAGCTCCTTTACTCTCAGGTCGCGCAGATCGTCGCCCGGCAGGAGATGGGGCTCGACTTGCCGGCCCGTGCCAGCGAGGCACGGGCCGGCCTGGAGGAACGCTACCCCGGCTTGCCGGGCCAACTCGAGGTCTACGGGCGCGAAGAATGGTTCGCGCCGCTCGCCAGTGGCTCCAACCCGCCTGATGCCATGGTGATCTGTCCGTGTTCGCTGGGGACCCTCGCGGCGATCGCCCAGGGGCTGGCCAGCAAGTTGATCGAACGGGCTGCCGACGTGGTCCTCAAGGAAGGCCGCAAGCTGATTCTGGTGCCACGTGAGACACCACTGTCGGTGATACATCTCGAAAACATGTTGCGTCTGGCACGGGCGGGAGCCGTGATCCTGCCTCCCAGCCCGGGCTTTTATCACCATCCACAGCGAGTCGGGGACCTCGTCGATTTCGTGGTGGCGCGCATTCTTGACCAGCTGCAGGTACGCCATGCGCTGATGCCACGCTGGGGAGAGGCGCCGACTGCCCCATGA
- a CDS encoding MFS transporter, whose protein sequence is MTGQPSSAVLVLTFCIAEALLMAGFALVPSLLPQLSQRWSLSATAGGWLGGIFFLGYILAVPVLVSLTDRIDARRIYLAGATVSALALAGFASFADGLASGLCWWWLAGLGLAGTYMPGLKALTDRLPVAVQARGTAFYTATFGVGAGLSYLWIGLLQERLPWPGLFAIAAVCAALSMLLVWCGIAPGKPLAAMPVGHSHWRSVLGDRRILAFCGGYFGHNWELFGFRAWLVAYLTWTHARTPDSWTAMPGLIAALATFLAVPASILGNEGAQHWGRGRWLQAVMPLSGVLAVVVGFSGSQSGRVLVPLLLVYAASMNLDSAALTAGLLTETSPEKRGTALALYSSIGFAGACIGPIAFGVALDAFGRSLQAGWTAAFLTLACGVGFGRWAIGRIGAAPPPTHVS, encoded by the coding sequence ATGACTGGCCAACCCTCTTCGGCCGTGCTGGTCCTCACTTTCTGCATCGCCGAGGCATTGCTGATGGCCGGCTTTGCGCTGGTGCCGTCGCTCTTGCCACAACTTTCGCAACGCTGGTCCTTGTCGGCGACCGCTGGCGGCTGGCTGGGCGGCATTTTTTTCCTCGGCTACATCCTCGCCGTCCCTGTACTGGTCAGCCTGACCGATCGCATCGACGCGCGGCGCATCTACCTGGCCGGCGCAACCGTGAGCGCGCTCGCCCTGGCCGGCTTCGCGAGCTTCGCCGACGGTCTGGCAAGTGGCCTGTGCTGGTGGTGGCTGGCTGGTCTGGGTCTGGCCGGAACCTACATGCCGGGTCTCAAGGCGCTGACGGACCGGCTGCCGGTCGCTGTACAAGCACGGGGCACCGCGTTCTATACTGCCACGTTCGGTGTCGGCGCCGGGCTGTCGTATCTCTGGATCGGACTGCTCCAGGAACGGCTGCCATGGCCCGGGCTGTTCGCCATCGCGGCGGTTTGTGCGGCACTGTCGATGCTGCTGGTCTGGTGTGGCATCGCACCGGGCAAACCGCTGGCAGCGATGCCGGTCGGGCACAGCCACTGGCGAAGCGTCCTGGGTGATCGACGCATCCTGGCTTTCTGTGGCGGCTATTTCGGTCACAACTGGGAACTCTTCGGCTTCCGGGCCTGGCTGGTCGCCTACCTGACCTGGACGCATGCCCGAACGCCCGATTCCTGGACGGCGATGCCGGGATTGATTGCCGCGCTGGCCACCTTTCTCGCGGTCCCCGCCAGCATTCTCGGCAACGAAGGCGCGCAGCACTGGGGACGCGGTCGCTGGCTACAGGCCGTAATGCCTTTGTCCGGCGTTCTGGCGGTTGTCGTCGGCTTCTCGGGTAGCCAGTCGGGCCGCGTGTTGGTGCCCTTGCTGCTGGTTTACGCGGCGAGCATGAATCTCGATTCGGCCGCGTTGACGGCCGGCCTGCTCACCGAAACCTCACCCGAAAAACGCGGCACTGCGCTCGCCCTGTACTCGTCTATCGGCTTTGCCGGCGCCTGCATCGGACCGATCGCCTTTGGCGTCGCCCTTGATGCCTTCGGCCGCAGCCTGCAGGCCGGCTGGACGGCAGCATTCCTCACACTGGCCTGTGGCGTTGGCTTTGGACGCTGGGCGATCGGCAGGATCGGCGCCGCGCCGCCACCTACTCACGTTTCCTGA